A window of Spirochaetae bacterium HGW-Spirochaetae-1 genomic DNA:
TTCTGCTGCCGGTCGTGATTACTTCAGTCAGGTCCGGACCCCGGATTAAACTCAATTCTTCGGAACATTACCGGACAATTCAGGGTGAGCTGGTTTTGAATATTGAAGTATATACACAGCACACAGAAAACAGGAATATAATTAAAGCCCCTGTTGTACTGCACTACAATATTAATAATCTGAAAATTTTTAACGCTGATGCAAAGAAGTATATTTCCCTTTTCAAAAAAGAAAAACCTTCCCTGGATATACCAGGAACAAGCCGGGCTTTCAATGAGAAGGGGAAGAAGATGAGCGGGCAGGCTATTTATGTTGAGGAATTTTCCCGGGGATATGAGGAAATCGGCGGTGAGCGCCGCATGGTCACGGAAAAATATGTCAGGGGAACGACACATCGCGGGATAGATTTTATACTGACCGTTCCCAATTTTATTGAAACGGTTACGAAAAATCCCGCATCATTTAAATATGTGATGATGCTCCGGGATGTAAAGGGTTCGGCAAAAGAAAGCATTGAGTCCGAAGGATATCAAAGGCTTTTAATTCCCGGAATGGGAGAACAGGTAATTACGTATGGACTGCATGCCGAATTCAGCCTGGATCAGCTTGTACATGACGGCATAAAGGAAAAAACAAAACTGCCAGAAATTGACGGGGAAAAACTCATAGATTTTCTTCTCAAACCGGCGGGTTTCACTGTTTTTGAGCTGCGTGGCGAAACGGAATTCACTCCTGAATCGGGCGGCGGAAAAGCCTTTTATTATGGTTCATTGATGCTGAAGGCGGATTTATAGTGAAGTGGGCTCACTCTATGTGTTCGCTTTATAAAGGTTTTTTTCTTTGATGTAATCATACACACCCGTCGGTAGCAGATCTGCGGGATCTTCCCCGCGGCTTATCATTATACGTAAATCCGTTGATGAAACAGTTTTAATATTATTGTCAAGATAGTGAATGGAAAATCCTTTGTCCGACAGCAAAGGGGGATTCAATTCCCTCCTGAAAACAAGGAATTCGGCAATCTGTTTTAATTCTTCAACCTTCCGCCATGTATGCAGGATCGGAAGCAGGTCATCGCCGATCATGATGATCGGTTTCTTCTCCGGATTGTATTTTTTATACAGATATTTTACAGTTTTGATGGTGTATGATATACCTGATCTTTCCGTTTCCCATGGTTCCAGCATGAAGGGGGTTCCCTTCAGGGCCAGACGGAGCATGTGTATGCGGTGGCGCGGCGCGATCATTGACTCATTGTTTTTATGAGGCGAGAGACGGGAAGGAACAAAAAGGATTTTATAGTCGGGATAGGTTTCAGCTGCCTTTTCCGCAATATACAGGTGCCCCCGATGTACGGGATTGAATGCTCCGCCGAATAGAATTATATTCATGACAGTATATGAGTTCCGTTTTTCATGTATAACACTAAAACTCTTCAAAGGTATTTGTAAAGGAAAATTTTAGCAGTACAAATGGGGAAAAATCGCTGGACAGAATGATCCGGGCACAGGTAATTTAGTGTAGATATTATTGGGAAAATGAAAACCTTTTTCCGGTATTAGGGGTCTTATAATTAAGGGAACTTTTAAAGAATATTCAGGGATATCTGTATATGAGTAAAAAGAATAATGGCTTCTTATATGAATTGTGTATTTTCTGTTTCAATTTCGTTTCGAAAATAATGCGACAGAAGCCCCACCTTCAGGGAAAGGAAAATCTGCAGAATCTTCCGGGACCGGTAATATTCACCGTCACCCACGACAGTTATTTTGAGATTCCCTCACTATCAAAAGTATATTATTCCCTGAAGCCCCGCCCGGGATTTCTCATAATGGGAAAGGATGATTTTTTAAGCGGTAACTACCTTGCCAGTAATTTCGGGAAAAAAAGTCGTGTCCTGAGGAGTCTGTTTACTCTCCTGGACAAAACGGGCCTTCCCGAGGCTTTTTTCAGAAGAATGCGCCTCATCACCATCCACCGGCCTTTTATCGAATCATATTCCAGGAAAAAAGCCGTGATCCGGAATGAGATAGGTGAAAAGATGTCGCAATTTAAAACTGAGCTGAAGGACGGCATGTCCACTCTTATTTTTCCCGAAGGTACAACCTGGGGCTACGGAGGATTGAAAAGACTCAGGAGCGGGATATATCAGCTGGTGTCGGGGGCTTATACGAACTTCAAGAGAAAGGTCTATATCCTGCCCATCAATGTCAAGGTAGACCGCTGCGTTAAGGGTAAAAAAGACATATTTATCCGTGTGGGAAAGCCGGAATTTTTTGTCAGATCAGCAG
This region includes:
- the nadD gene encoding nicotinate (nicotinamide) nucleotide adenylyltransferase; translated protein: MNIILFGGAFNPVHRGHLYIAEKAAETYPDYKILFVPSRLSPHKNNESMIAPRHRIHMLRLALKGTPFMLEPWETERSGISYTIKTVKYLYKKYNPEKKPIIMIGDDLLPILHTWRKVEELKQIAEFLVFRRELNPPLLSDKGFSIHYLDNNIKTVSSTDLRIMISRGEDPADLLPTGVYDYIKEKNLYKANT